Proteins from a single region of Capsicum annuum cultivar UCD-10X-F1 unplaced genomic scaffold, UCD10Xv1.1 ctg4543, whole genome shotgun sequence:
- the LOC107847145 gene encoding auxin-responsive protein SAUR50: protein MPKINKIVNLKIVVEKLQRSLSLVRRLTAEFDNQHQHNQPDRNNNDPSNSVPKDVKEGHFAVIAVDHDEDELKRFVVPLKCLTHPSFLKLLEQAAEEYGFDHDGALTVPCRPSEFERILVHEQSSMVKSC, encoded by the coding sequence ATGCCAAAGATAAACAAGATTGTGAATTTGAAAATTGTGGTGGAGAAGTTACAAAGGAGCCTCTCATTGGTGAGAAGATTGACAGCCGAATTCGATaaccagcatcagcataaccaaccaGATCGGAATAATAATGACCCCTCGAATAGCGTGCCCAAGGACGTTAAAGAGGGGCATTTTGCAGTGATTGCTGTTGATCATGATGAAGATGAATTGAAGAGGTTTGTTGTGCCATTGAAATGTTTAACACATCCTTCATTCTTGAAGTTATTGGAACAAGCTGCTGAGGAATATGGCTTTGATCATGATGGTGCACTTACTGTCCCATGCAGGCCAAgtgaatttgagagaattttggtTCATGAACAATCAAGTATGGTTAAAAGTtgttaa
- the LOC107847440 gene encoding ABC transporter F family member 1, translating into MVSDAAKKRDAQKKAAAAARRGGKGAATSKAAAAKGAAAESNWVDSLANGIGDLKISDRTCTGVLCSHPLSRDIRIESLSVTFHGHDLIVDSELELNYGRRYGLLGLNGCGKSTLLTAIGLRELPIPEHMDIFHLSREIEASDMTSLEAVINCDEERLQLEKEAEALAGRDDGGGEQLERIYERLEAMDAATAEKRAAEILFGLGFDKKMQAKKTRDFSGGWRMRIALARALFMNPTILLLDEPTNHLDLEACVWLEESLKNFERILVVISHSQDFLNGVCTNIIHMQNKKLKIYTGNYDQYVQTRSELEENQMKQYKWEQDQIAAMKEYIARFGHGSAKLARQAQSKEKTLAKMERGGLTEKVGRDSVLVFRFTDVGKLPPPVLQFSEVSFGYTPDNLIYKNLDFGVDLDSRIALVGPNGAGKSTLLKLMIGDLFPTDGMVKRHNHLKIAQYHQHLAEKLDMDMSALQYMMREYPGNEEEKMRAAIGRFGLTGKAQVMAMKNLSDGQRSRVIFAWLAYRVPHMLLLDEPTNHLDIETIDSLAEALNAWDGGMVLVSHDFRLINQVAHEIWVCENQAVTRWEGDIMDFKKHLKKRAGLGE; encoded by the exons ATGGTGTCGGATGCAGCGAAGAAGAGAGATGCACAGAAGAAGGCGGCAGCAGCTGCAAGGAGGGGAGGAAAGGGTGCTGCAACCTCAAAGGCAGCTGCAGCAAAAGGGGCGGCGGCGGAAAGTAACTGGGTTGACAGTTTGGCTAATGGAATAGGGGATCTAAAGATATCTGATCGGACTTGTACTGGTGTTTTGTGTTCGCATCCGCTTTCGAGGGATATTCGG ATAGAATCTTTATCAGTCACTTTCCACGGACATGATCTTATAGTTGATTCTGAACTGGAGCTCAACTATGGCAG ACGTTATGGTTTGTTGGGATTGAATGGCTGTGGGAAGTCTACTCTTCTTACTGCTATAGGCTTGCGGGAACTTCCCATCCCAGAGCACATggatatttttcatctttcaagggAGATCGAGGCCTCTGACATGACCTCCCTTGAGGCTGTCATCAATTGTGATGAAGAGAGGTTGCAATTGGAGAAAGAAGCTGAAGCTTTGGCTGGACGG GACGATGGTGGTGGAGAGCAACTTGAACGTATCTATGAGCGTTTAGAAGCTATGGATGCAGCCACTGCTGAGAAACGTGCTGCTGAAATCTTGTTTGGGCTTGGATTTGATAAGAAAATGCAAGCAAAGAAAACACGTGATTTTTCTGGTGGCTGGAGAATGAGGATTGCTCTTGCGCGAGCCCTATTTATGAATCCAACAATTTTGTTGCTTGATGAGCCGACAAACCATCTTG ATCTAGAGGCCTGTGTGTGGTTGGAAGAGTCGTTGAAGAATTTCGAGCGCATTCTGGTTGTCATTTCACACTCGCAGGACTTTCTCAATGGTGTTTGTACCAATATCATCCACATGCAAAACAAGAAGTTGAAAATCTATACAGGGAACTACGACCAATATGTGCAAACCCGTTCAGAGCTGGAAGAGAACCAGATGAAACAGTACAAGTGGGAGCAGGATCAGATTGCTGCAATGAAAGAATATATTGCTCGCTTTGGGCACGGTTCAGCTAAACTAGCCCGTCAAGCACAGAGTAAGGAAAAGACATTGGCTAAGATGGAGCGTGGTGGGCTTACTGAGAAGGTGGGGAGGGACAGCGTCCTGGTTTTCCGGTTTACTGATGTCGGCAAACTTCCTCCTCCAGTTCTACAGTTTTCAGAAGTTTCTTTTGGCTACACACCTGATAACCTCATCTACAAGAATCTTGATTTTGGTGTAGATCTCGACTCCAGAATAGCACTTGTGGGCCCCAATGGAGCTGGAAAGAGCACACTGCTTAAGCTGATGATAGGGGATTTGTTTCCCACTGACGGCATGGTTAAGCGTCATAATCACCTAAAAATTGCACAGTACCACCAGCACTTGGCCGAGAAGCTTGACATGGACATGTCGGCTCTTCAGTACATGATGAGAGAGTACCCAGGGAATGAGGAGGAGAAGATGAGGGCAGCAATTGGGAGGTTTGGCCTCACAGGGAAAGCTCAAGTAATGGCTATGAAGAACTTGTCAGATGGTCAACGTAGTCGGGTGATTTTTGCATGGCTGGCTTATAGGGTACCTCACATGCTGCTGTTGGATGAGCCAACCAATCATCTTGATATTGAAACAATTGACTCACTTGCTGAGGCATTGAACGCATGGGATGGTGGGATGGTTCTAGTCAGTCACGACTTTAGGCTCATAAACCAGGTGGCCCATGAGATCTGGGTATGTGAAAATCAGGCTGTGACACGGTGGGAGGGCGACATCATGGACTTCAAGAAACACTTGAAGAAAAGGGCCGGATTGGGTGAATGA
- the LOC107848535 gene encoding uncharacterized protein LOC107848535 produces MTLMKRYVLRLFISLKYITANVVDRNNGRIVATSSTVEHSVKQSLECGRTCNAKAAAIVGEVLAMRLKVEGLDQGQGNGIHVNVNKEVEKKGFKNRTKVWAIVNGLKNNGVKLILDDNENDTSRPSFH; encoded by the coding sequence atgacGTTGATGAAGAGGTATGTGTTGAGATTGTTCATATCGTTGAAGTACATCACTGCAAATGTGGTAGACAGGAACAACGGTCGTATAGTAGCAACATCATCAACGGTTGAACATTCAGTGAAACAGTCACTGGAGTGTGGTAGAACTTGCAACGCAAAGGCTGCAGCAATCGTAGGTGAAGTGTTGGCAATGCGTCTCAAAGTGGAGGGTCTTGATCAGGGGCAAGGAAACGGGATCCATGTCAATGTAAATAAGGAGGTCGAGAAGAAAGGTTTCAAGAATCGCACAAAAGTTTGGGCTATTGTTAACGGCCTTAAGAACAACGGAGTGAAACTTATTTTGGATGACAACGAAAATGATACTTCTCGCCCTAGCTTCCACTAA